Proteins from one Limisphaerales bacterium genomic window:
- a CDS encoding sulfatase, whose product MRNLFLLTLLLYLPNVASAKYRTYAPNILWLITDNCNLDFGCFGRQGVHTPHLDQLAAQGVRYTRVFATAPVCAPSRSAFMTGMYQTSVNLHHFPDHRDDGFRLPEGVRPLTHRLKEAGYFTGSIKKIGEQVVGSGKLDLNFVNEGKIFESTNWDDIKKRRPFFLQVNTPEAEYDIYDFRTNRPERIKWWGEEEHVQYAKPESVVPPAYFPKHKTSNEEWARYLNSVSNMDRRVGIVLAELEKEKLLDDTIIIVFGDNGRVDHRSIHWVYDTGLHVPMIIKWPKNYPAPEGFKPGTVNEEVISLLDLTATTLSLAGVPRPLGMQSRNFLGKDRDPQRRYAFSARDRVDDVQFRLRSVRGKRYHYIRNFQPEINFGTYVNFYKEKCFPVQQVMRDLYKKGTLDPHLRPLFTEFRRESLYDTEADPNELNNLIDSTRPEHLKALTEMRAALDTWITETGDMGWKKEPPEKIEKFR is encoded by the coding sequence ATGAGAAATTTGTTCCTCTTAACCCTGCTGCTTTATTTGCCCAATGTTGCCTCGGCCAAGTACCGCACGTACGCGCCCAACATCCTTTGGCTGATCACGGATAACTGCAACCTCGACTTCGGCTGCTTCGGGCGGCAGGGGGTGCATACGCCGCATCTGGATCAATTGGCGGCGCAGGGGGTGCGGTACACACGGGTGTTTGCCACCGCGCCGGTGTGCGCGCCGAGCCGGTCGGCGTTTATGACCGGCATGTACCAGACCTCGGTGAATCTCCATCACTTCCCGGATCATCGCGATGACGGCTTTCGGCTGCCCGAAGGCGTGCGGCCGTTGACGCATCGGCTGAAGGAGGCCGGCTACTTTACCGGGTCCATCAAGAAAATCGGCGAGCAAGTGGTCGGCTCGGGTAAGCTGGATTTGAATTTCGTCAATGAAGGGAAAATTTTTGAGAGCACCAACTGGGATGACATCAAAAAGCGGCGGCCATTTTTTCTGCAGGTGAACACGCCGGAAGCGGAGTATGATATTTATGATTTTCGGACGAACCGCCCCGAGCGCATCAAGTGGTGGGGCGAGGAGGAGCACGTGCAGTATGCCAAGCCGGAGTCGGTCGTGCCGCCGGCGTATTTTCCCAAACACAAAACTTCCAACGAGGAATGGGCACGCTACCTGAACTCCGTTTCCAACATGGACCGCCGCGTGGGCATTGTGTTGGCGGAGCTGGAAAAGGAAAAGCTGCTCGACGACACGATCATCATTGTCTTTGGCGACAACGGCCGCGTGGACCATCGCAGCATCCATTGGGTGTACGACACCGGTCTGCACGTGCCGATGATCATCAAGTGGCCCAAGAATTATCCCGCGCCCGAAGGCTTCAAACCCGGCACGGTGAACGAGGAGGTGATCAGTCTGTTGGATCTCACCGCCACCACGCTGTCGCTGGCCGGCGTGCCGCGTCCTTTGGGCATGCAAAGCCGGAATTTCCTCGGCAAAGATCGCGATCCCCAGCGCCGATACGCCTTCAGCGCGCGCGATCGCGTGGATGATGTGCAGTTCCGGCTGCGGTCGGTCCGTGGCAAGCGCTACCATTACATCCGAAACTTCCAGCCCGAGATCAACTTCGGCACCTACGTGAATTTTTATAAGGAGAAATGTTTCCCTGTGCAGCAGGTCATGCGTGACCTGTACAAAAAAGGAACACTCGATCCGCACCTGCGCCCGCTCTTCACCGAGTTCCGCCGCGAATCCCTCTACGACACCGAGGCCGACCCCAACGAGCTCAACAACCTCATCGATTCCACCCGCCCCGAACACCTGAAAGCCCTCACCGAAATGCGCGCCGCCCTCGACACCTGGATCACCGAGACCGGCGACATGGGCTGGAAAAAAGAGCCCCCCGAGAAAATCGAAAAATTCCG
- a CDS encoding ABC transporter ATP-binding protein: MSGESITPVIQATELSRWYGIVMGLNNISFEIGPGLTGLVGPNGAGKSTLIKIITGQLRPSDGALTVFGVQPWNNPDVLREIGFCPEDDALPDHLRARTWLRGLAMLSGIAPSVAPDHVDAILDRVKLDRVHWEKPLGQFSKGMRQRVKLAQALLHHPCLLVLDEPMNGLDPMGRQEVQRILKQLAAEGTTVLISSHILHELEALCPEILILNWGRVIASGSQLALQRRLQGTEANLHIRCSDPERFTRVLFEAGLLLGFDRTDASDGDGEGGLDLRVKDPQRFGETLVDLLTDNNIALHELRSRDRSLQDIFEKMTE, from the coding sequence ATGAGTGGTGAAAGCATAACGCCGGTCATCCAAGCCACCGAGCTGAGCCGTTGGTACGGCATCGTGATGGGGCTCAACAACATCAGCTTCGAAATCGGGCCCGGGCTCACCGGCTTGGTCGGCCCCAACGGCGCGGGCAAGAGCACGCTCATCAAAATCATCACCGGCCAGTTGCGGCCCAGTGATGGCGCGTTGACGGTCTTTGGCGTGCAGCCGTGGAACAATCCCGACGTGCTGCGCGAGATTGGCTTTTGCCCGGAAGACGATGCGCTACCCGATCACCTGCGGGCGCGCACGTGGCTGCGCGGCTTGGCGATGCTCTCGGGCATCGCACCATCCGTCGCGCCGGATCATGTGGATGCCATTCTCGATCGCGTGAAGCTCGACCGCGTGCACTGGGAAAAACCGCTCGGCCAATTTTCCAAAGGCATGCGCCAGCGCGTGAAACTCGCCCAAGCGCTGTTGCATCATCCGTGTCTGCTCGTTTTGGATGAACCGATGAACGGGCTCGATCCGATGGGCCGGCAGGAGGTGCAACGCATTCTCAAACAACTCGCCGCCGAAGGCACCACGGTACTGATTAGCAGCCACATTTTGCACGAGCTGGAAGCGCTGTGCCCGGAGATTTTGATTTTAAACTGGGGCCGCGTGATCGCCAGCGGCAGTCAACTCGCGCTCCAACGCCGCCTGCAGGGCACCGAGGCAAACCTCCACATTCGCTGCAGTGATCCCGAGCGGTTCACCCGGGTGCTCTTTGAGGCCGGATTGTTGCTGGGGTTTGATCGTACCGATGCCAGCGACGGCGACGGCGAAGGCGGGCTAGATTTGCGAGTAAAAGATCCGCAGCGTTTTGGCGAAACCCTCGTTGATTTGCTAACCGACAACAACATTGCCCTGCACGAACTGCGCAGCCGCGACCGATCGCTGCAGGATATTTTTGAAAAGATGACCGAATGA
- a CDS encoding isopropylmalate isomerase, whose product MAGEIISHVTGPGIPLRGNDIDTDRIIPARYLKCVTFDGIGEHAFADDIKGLAAKDETHPFADARFANGAILVANKNFGCGSSREHAPQSLKRWGIRAIIAESSSEIFHGNCVSLAIPCFTADHVTCAKLQDAIEADPAAELSIDVAAATITGGGEIISLEIQPGAQGQYLDGSWNARAGLLENLEAAKSVAEKLPYVSNYA is encoded by the coding sequence ATGGCAGGCGAAATTATCAGTCACGTTACCGGCCCCGGCATTCCGCTGCGCGGCAACGACATCGACACTGACCGCATCATCCCCGCGCGGTACCTCAAGTGCGTTACCTTTGACGGCATTGGCGAGCATGCTTTTGCCGATGACATCAAGGGGCTCGCCGCCAAGGATGAAACCCATCCCTTCGCCGACGCCCGTTTTGCCAACGGCGCCATCCTTGTCGCCAACAAGAACTTTGGCTGCGGCTCCAGCCGCGAGCACGCCCCGCAATCCCTCAAGCGCTGGGGCATCCGCGCCATCATCGCCGAGAGCTCCAGCGAAATTTTTCATGGTAACTGCGTCTCGCTCGCTATCCCGTGCTTTACCGCGGACCACGTCACGTGCGCCAAGCTGCAGGACGCCATTGAGGCCGATCCGGCCGCCGAATTATCCATCGACGTTGCCGCTGCCACCATTACTGGCGGTGGCGAAATCATTTCATTGGAAATTCAACCCGGCGCCCAAGGCCAATACCTCGACGGCTCTTGGAACGCCCGCGCTGGCCTTCTCGAGAACCTCGAAGCCGCCAAGTCGGTTGCCGAAAAACTTCCCTACGTTTCCAACTACGCCTGA
- the arsC gene encoding arsenate reductase (glutaredoxin) (This arsenate reductase requires both glutathione and glutaredoxin to convert arsenate to arsenite, after which the efflux transporter formed by ArsA and ArsB can extrude the arsenite from the cell, providing resistance.) — MIIYHNPRCSKSRQALALLRENAVEPEVIEYLKSPPDKPALRNLLQKLDCPGHDLLRTKEAEYAACGLSPESTETEILTAIVANPILLERPIVLNDTRAVIGRPPENVNSLL, encoded by the coding sequence ATGATCATTTACCACAACCCCCGCTGCTCCAAAAGCCGCCAAGCCCTCGCGCTCCTGCGCGAAAATGCCGTGGAACCGGAAGTCATCGAATACCTCAAATCGCCGCCCGACAAACCCGCTTTGCGCAATCTACTGCAAAAACTCGACTGCCCCGGGCACGATTTGTTGCGCACCAAAGAAGCCGAATACGCCGCGTGCGGCCTCTCACCCGAATCCACCGAAACCGAAATTCTCACTGCAATTGTCGCAAATCCCATCCTCCTCGAACGTCCAATCGTGCTGAACGATACGCGCGCCGTCATCGGTCGCCCGCCGGAGAATGTGAATTCGCTGCTATAA
- a CDS encoding ABC transporter permease, with protein sequence MSHTPSTISAVNFGEALRGMWALVWAQRSTTGTLVRWGLGACALGFLMLLTIRSGQEKEWLGWVIGFYIQFLLPLTCLNVCGSMMRAEVQANTLSFLCTRPLRRHTLFLLQYLCHVFWLQLIFFAGTLGLFALGVVKQAEGLGALLPTMLLTQFLAIFAWSALSALLGLLHQRFVVIGILYWLIVEVGLGMVETSNINQLSILRHIHTLLGQNEMVADLFVSWSSTSSISAGIVLCVATFIFLVAGAALFTYREYLPSQEAGQ encoded by the coding sequence ATGAGCCACACACCTTCCACGATTTCCGCAGTGAATTTTGGTGAAGCCTTGCGTGGCATGTGGGCACTCGTGTGGGCGCAGCGTAGCACCACCGGCACGTTAGTCCGCTGGGGTCTCGGCGCGTGCGCGCTCGGTTTCCTGATGCTGCTTACTATCCGAAGCGGGCAGGAAAAAGAATGGCTCGGCTGGGTAATTGGATTTTACATTCAATTTCTACTGCCCCTCACCTGCCTCAATGTGTGCGGCTCCATGATGCGCGCCGAAGTGCAGGCCAACACCTTGAGTTTTCTGTGCACCCGCCCGCTGCGGCGGCACACGTTGTTTCTGCTGCAATACCTTTGCCACGTGTTTTGGTTGCAGTTAATTTTTTTCGCCGGCACGCTCGGCCTCTTCGCGCTCGGCGTGGTGAAACAAGCGGAAGGGCTCGGCGCACTGTTGCCCACGATGTTGCTCACGCAATTCCTTGCCATCTTCGCGTGGAGCGCGCTGTCCGCATTGCTCGGTTTATTGCACCAACGCTTCGTGGTCATTGGCATTCTTTATTGGCTCATCGTGGAGGTCGGCCTCGGTATGGTGGAAACCAGCAACATCAATCAACTTTCCATCCTCCGCCACATTCACACCTTGCTGGGACAAAACGAAATGGTGGCCGACTTGTTTGTGAGTTGGTCGTCAACCTCATCCATTTCCGCCGGGATTGTACTTTGCGTGGCCACGTTTATTTTCCTCGTCGCTGGGGCCGCGTTGTTTACCTACCGCGAATACCTCCCCTCACAGGAAGCCGGCCAATGA
- a CDS encoding ABC transporter ATP-binding protein, whose amino-acid sequence MSGAIIETNGVTKLFGDFAALNNVSLSVSPGTIGLLGPNGAGKSTLIKCLLQLHPISMGDAQLLGRDVGSEGREIRTRVGYAPEQDCLISGMLGCEYVTYCAQLNGLPFKEARQRAHEMLDFVGMGQERYRAVDTYSTGMKQRVKLAQAIVHDPELVFLDEPTNGLDPRGREQILQLVESLWKQHQISVILSSHLLQDVDRICGEIIIIARGEVLVQDTLKNLKARRAGFAELVVEGEHSRVLEVLRANECTAELESNGHITVRHGRESLTPVLKFLREEGVRPIEALPSPNALEEVFLQALSTHGPD is encoded by the coding sequence ATGTCTGGCGCGATTATTGAGACCAATGGGGTGACCAAACTTTTTGGTGACTTTGCGGCGCTGAATAATGTTTCGCTTAGTGTGTCGCCGGGCACAATTGGCTTGCTCGGGCCCAATGGCGCGGGGAAAAGCACGCTCATTAAATGTCTGTTGCAATTGCATCCCATCTCGATGGGCGATGCACAGTTGCTGGGGCGCGATGTGGGCAGCGAAGGCCGCGAGATCCGCACGCGAGTGGGCTACGCGCCGGAGCAGGATTGCCTGATCTCGGGGATGCTCGGCTGCGAATACGTGACGTACTGCGCGCAGCTCAATGGCCTGCCGTTCAAGGAGGCGCGGCAGCGGGCGCATGAGATGCTCGATTTTGTGGGCATGGGACAGGAACGCTATCGCGCGGTGGACACGTATTCCACGGGCATGAAGCAACGCGTGAAACTCGCCCAAGCTATCGTGCACGATCCGGAGTTGGTTTTCCTCGATGAACCTACCAACGGCTTGGACCCCCGGGGGCGTGAGCAAATCCTGCAGCTTGTGGAGAGCCTTTGGAAACAGCACCAAATTTCTGTGATCTTGTCCTCGCATTTGTTGCAGGACGTGGATCGTATTTGCGGCGAAATCATCATCATCGCCCGCGGCGAGGTGTTGGTGCAGGACACACTGAAAAATTTGAAAGCCCGGCGCGCAGGGTTTGCCGAGCTGGTGGTGGAAGGCGAACACAGCCGCGTGCTGGAAGTACTCCGTGCAAACGAATGCACCGCCGAACTGGAATCCAACGGACACATCACCGTGCGGCACGGGCGCGAAAGTCTCACGCCGGTTTTGAAATTTTTGCGCGAAGAAGGTGTGCGCCCCATCGAGGCATTGCCCAGCCCTAACGCGCTTGAGGAGGTTTTCCTCCAAGCCTTATCGACTCATGGCCCTGATTGA